The following are encoded together in the Methanocaldococcus jannaschii DSM 2661 genome:
- a CDS encoding restriction endonuclease subunit S produces MVKFRWETEFKETDIGKIPKDWDVKKIKDIGEVAGGSTPSTKIKEYWGGDIPWITPKDLANYEYIYISRGERNITEKAVKECSLRIFPKGTILLTSRAPIGYVAIAKNPLTTNQGFRNIIPKDGVVSEYLYYLFKTKTMSEYLKDISGGSTFPELKGSTLKEVEIPYPSPEEQQKIATVLSYFDDLIENKKKQNEILEKIALELFKNWFIDFEPFKNEEFVYNDELDKEIPKGWEVKRLGDILKVESGSNAPQREIYFENAKIPFVRVKHLVKGVCIESSDFINELALKDYKMKLYNEKSIIFQKSGESLKEARVNIVPFKFTAVNHLAVIDSSMLNEKHYFIYCLLRFLLKEIVYSVKGTTLPYLKISDIENKYIIIPPQPILQKFHSLVQPLFEKIINNQKQIMVLKKIRDALLPKLVFGELRVEEL; encoded by the coding sequence ATGGTTAAATTTAGATGGGAAACAGAATTTAAAGAAACAGATATTGGGAAAATTCCTAAGGATTGGGATGTTAAGAAAATTAAAGATATTGGCGAAGTTGCTGGTGGTTCAACACCTTCTACAAAAATTAAAGAATATTGGGGAGGGGATATTCCTTGGATAACTCCAAAAGACCTTGCTAATTATGAGTATATTTACATTTCAAGAGGGGAAAGAAACATTACAGAAAAAGCTGTTAAAGAGTGTTCATTGAGAATATTTCCAAAAGGAACAATCTTACTAACATCAAGAGCACCTATTGGTTATGTGGCTATTGCAAAAAATCCACTAACAACAAATCAAGGATTTAGAAATATTATTCCAAAGGATGGCGTGGTTAGTGAATATCTTTACTATTTATTTAAGACAAAAACAATGAGTGAATATTTGAAAGATATTTCTGGAGGTTCTACATTTCCAGAATTAAAAGGTAGCACATTAAAAGAAGTTGAAATACCATATCCTTCACCAGAAGAACAACAAAAAATAGCAACTGTTTTATCATATTTTGATGATTTAATTGAAAATAAGAAAAAACAAAATGAAATTTTAGAAAAAATAGCTTTAGAATTATTTAAAAATTGGTTTATAGATTTTGAGCCGTTTAAAAATGAAGAGTTTGTTTATAATGATGAATTGGATAAAGAGATTCCGAAGGGTTGGGAAGTCAAGAGATTGGGAGATATTTTAAAAGTTGAATCTGGAAGTAATGCACCACAAAGAGAAATATACTTTGAAAACGCTAAAATCCCATTTGTAAGAGTAAAACATTTAGTAAAAGGAGTTTGTATTGAATCTTCAGATTTTATAAATGAATTGGCTTTAAAAGATTATAAAATGAAATTATATAATGAAAAAAGTATCATATTTCAAAAAAGTGGAGAGTCTTTGAAAGAAGCTCGAGTAAATATAGTTCCTTTTAAATTTACTGCAGTAAATCATCTTGCTGTTATAGATAGTAGCATGCTAAATGAAAAGCATTACTTTATTTACTGTCTTTTGAGATTTTTACTAAAAGAAATTGTATATAGTGTAAAAGGAACTACTTTACCTTATTTAAAAATTTCAGATATTGAAAATAAATATATAATTATCCCACCACAACCAATACTACAAAAATTCCATTCATTAGTTCAACCATTGTTCGAAAAAATTATAAACAATCAAAAACAAATTATGGTTTTGAAAAAAATTAGAGATGCTTTATTACCAAAATTGGTATTTGGAGAGTTGAGAGTTGAAGAATTATAA